The Streptomyces sp. R28 region CCAGCTCCGACCGCTCCACGCGGCAGAACTGGCCGTACGCCTCAGGGGCGATGCCCAGCTCCGCCCGCACCCGCGCGTCGACCGCGTTGCGCTCCTTGTTGAACTTCCCGAACGCCATGGCCAGCGTCCGCCACTGGAACAGCCTGTTCTGCCACCGCTGCAGGAACGACATGTCGGCGGGCAGGCCCGAGTGCGGCACCGGGAAGCCCTTGGGAGTGTGCGAGGGCCCGATCGGCACGGCCGAGGTCAGCAGGTTCGACGGCACGAACGGGTCGCTGAGCACGAACGGGATCCCCTTGGAGATGGCGAGCTCCCAGCCGAACTGGCACATGCTCTCCACGACCATCAGGGCCGGCCGGATCTTCTCCACCGCCTCTTCCAGCGCCCGGTACTTGGGCACCCGCAGCGCGGGCCGGTCGGTCTGCTCGATCACGGCGCGCCGCGCCTTGAACCGCGACCGCTGCGTCACCGCCGCGTACGTGCTGTCGTCCCAGGTCACCGAGGACATCTCGGAGACGACCTCGCCCAGGGAGAAGAACTCGACGGGGGAGCCGACCGCCGTCGCCGCGACCTCCTCGCGCGCCTTGTCGTCGGTGGCGAACCACAGGTCGGCCACGCCACGACGGGACAGTTCCTCCGCGAGCACCAACATCGGGTTCAACAGACCGCTCTCGGGCAGGCTGACGAACAGGATCGGCCGCTGACTCATGGCTGCACCCTTCAGGCGGCATGACGGAATCTGGCATGGCGGAATCTGGCACGGCGGGATCTGGCGTGGCGGAATCTGCTGGTGGCGCCGAGCCTGCCCGACGCCGTGTGCCGGTGTCGCCGGGTGCGGGCCATGTCGAGGTGAAGCCCTAGAGTTGCCGCCCGCCCGATGTCCAGG contains the following coding sequences:
- a CDS encoding glycosyltransferase, which translates into the protein MSQRPILFVSLPESGLLNPMLVLAEELSRRGVADLWFATDDKAREEVAATAVGSPVEFFSLGEVVSEMSSVTWDDSTYAAVTQRSRFKARRAVIEQTDRPALRVPKYRALEEAVEKIRPALMVVESMCQFGWELAISKGIPFVLSDPFVPSNLLTSAVPIGPSHTPKGFPVPHSGLPADMSFLQRWQNRLFQWRTLAMAFGKFNKERNAVDARVRAELGIAPEAYGQFCRVERSELVLCYSIPEMDYAFDIPAKLRTVGALVPPLPQCPPGELSAWLDAQGSVVYMGFGTITRLTAGQVRAFVEVARRLEGRHAVLWKLPRDQQAHLPADLPGNLRVETWVPSQLDVLAHPNVKVFFTHAGGNAYTESIHFGKPMVSRPLWVDCYDQAVRAESFGVGLTLSKPHTVDPDEVLDKLTRVLDDPAFTENARRLAALQQAAGGRTAAADLILDLPALSSEVSR